The following proteins are encoded in a genomic region of Musa acuminata AAA Group cultivar baxijiao chromosome BXJ2-11, Cavendish_Baxijiao_AAA, whole genome shotgun sequence:
- the LOC103972005 gene encoding ethylene-responsive transcription factor ERF039-like — protein sequence MSLRLHHFCMGPSSCSFVLLLGLGVHKNLLLHYILCDRSTLVPSVMEESLCRDCEADTISKKTVKSGCKRVARTNCSGGDGVDEARKGSKGRKHPAYRGVRMRAWGKWVSEIRQPRKKTRIWLGTFPTAEMAARAHDVAALSIKGQSACLNFPELAAELPRPASAAPEDIQAAAALAASIMFGDPRPGTCTSAESGLRQTELPVSRSPPPLTPSSDSDDALFDLPDLLLDVGEGFCYSSPWENCMEFPPEEPLLWEY from the coding sequence ATGTCACTACGACTGCATCACTTTTGCATGGGCCCATCGTCCTGTTCCTTTGTTCTTCTTCTCGGGTTGGGCGTTCATAAAAACCTGCTGCTGCACTACATTCTCTGCGATCGCTCCACCTTGGTGCCCTCAGTCATGGAAGAATCTCTGTGCCGAGATTGTGAAGCTGACACGATCTCGAAAAAGACTGTGAAGAGTGGCTGCAAGCGAGTGGCTCGGACGAACTGCAGCGGCGGCGACGGTGTTGACGAGGCGAGAAAGGGGAGCAAGGGCCGCAAACATCCGGCGTACCGAGGTGTACGAATGCGTGCCTGGGGCAAATGGGTGTCGGAGATCCGGCAGCCGAGGAAGAAGACGAGGATCTGGCTCGGGACGTTCCCGACGGCGGAGATGGCGGCCAGAGCCCACGACGTGGCGGCGCTATCGATCAAGGGCCAGTCGGCGTGCCTCAACTTCCCCGAACTGGCCGCCGAGCTCCCGCGACCGGCCTCCGCGGCCCCCGAGGACATCCAAGCAGCAGCTGCGCTGGCGGCGTCCATCATGTTCGGTGATCCCCGCCCGGGAACATGCACGAGCGCGGAGTCCGGCCTGAGGCAGACTGAGCTTCCGGTTTCACGATCCCCACCTCCGTTAACCCCATCGAGCGATAGCGACGATGCGCTCTTCGACCTACCGGATCTCTTGCTTGATGTAGGAGAAGGGTTCTGTTACTCCTCGCCATGGGAGAACTGCATGGAGTTTCCACCGGAGGAGCCATTACTATGGGAATACTAA